One segment of Triticum aestivum cultivar Chinese Spring chromosome 2A, IWGSC CS RefSeq v2.1, whole genome shotgun sequence DNA contains the following:
- the LOC123189261 gene encoding uncharacterized protein, producing the protein MVPITCSTKCSTQVDTTDNVDEVHDAATALDLEPTVDPIHQAVEQLALEQAMASRAEVVSHVMTNTDVDPKAGVQELDALSVYTSTQVMSKADHGVALIISSDPALPVLTMCSTGGLVQDGAWVKPVHLVDKSKTSCLPSIQHGIGQQPWLSPVRVRTRHSRQLFRPSPWPSFRFHLDASYQEEPCSGICRQSQEVLWFSSELVLRLFRDVVFHQVSCCEVISMEEYISCLSEAQLQSRSPPDQAPPNTKALNELAFLNVDMSTSISVDAWLSLRFLGTNHRLIDTAPHAGHWIYLDFSNIGCQGRQSCTCSLVQLMAVAEYFAHWDIIYDFANGLEICRMHTKALQIVDELVSTFQVELCHAGDLECNLPRHCIRIPHVQIFCLSSLQQNTDDSCFAKQLLHEVCFMQSSYKLCAQKAPSVFKFSHKIVRLKLPNYMNEGIPCVQPTYYLEGGSA; encoded by the coding sequence ATGGTGCCTATCACTTGTTCGACGAAGTGCTCGACCCAGGTCGACACCACCGACAACGTCGACGAGGTCCATGATGCCGCCACCGCCCTTGACCTCGAGCCCACGGTCGACCCCATCCACCAAGCAGTCGAGCAGCTCGCCCTGGAGCAGGCAATGGCCTCTAGGGCCGAGGTCGTTTCTCATGTGATGACCAACACTGACGTCGACCCCAAGGCCGGCGTGCAGGAGCTCGATGCCCTCTCTGTATACACCTCCACCCAAGTGATGAGCAAGGCAGACCACGGCGTTGCCCTCATCATCTCCAGCGACCCTGCTTTGCCGGTGCTCACCATGTGTTCGACAGGCGGTCTAGTCCAGGATGGCGCATGGGTGAAGCCTGTTCATCTTGTGGACAAGAGCAAAACCTCGTGCCTACCATCGATACAGCACGGAATCGGGCAGCAACCATGGCTGTCACCTGTGCGAGTGAGGACCAGACACAGCAGACAGCTGTTCAGGCCTAGCCCGTGGCCGTCTTTCAGGTTTCATTTAGATGCAAGTTATCAGGAGGAGCCCTGTTCAGGTATATGTCGTCAATCACAGGAAGTTTTATGGTTCAGTTCTGAACTCGTTTTGAGGTTATTCAGAGATGTGGTTTTCCATCAAGTTTCTTGTTGTGAGGTGATTTCCATGGAAGAGTATATCAGTTGTTTGTCAGAAGCACAGTTGCAGTCTAGGAGTCCACCGGATCAGGCACCACCTAATACTAAAGCATTGAATGAATTGGCATTTCTCAATGTGGATATGTCTACAAGCATAAGTGTTGATGCATGGTTAAGCTTGAGATTCCTTGGAACAAACCATAGGCTCATTGATACTGCACCACACGCTGGTCATTGGATTTATTTGGATTTCAGCAACATAGGTTGTCAGGGTCGGCAGTCCTGTACATGCTCTCTAGTGCAACTGATGGCAGTAGCTGAATATTTTGCCCATTGGGATATCATCTATGATTTTGCTAACGGATTAGAAATCTGTAGAATGCATACAAAGGCACTACAGATTGTGGATGAATTAGTTAGTACCTTTCAGGTGGAATTATGCCATGCTGGTGATCTTGAGTGCAACCTCCCTCGACACTGCATAAGGATACCCCATGTTCAGATTTTCTGCTTGTCGTCTTTGCAACAGAACACTGATGATTCATGTTTCGCTAAGCAACTATTACATGAAGTCTGCTTTATGCAGTCCTCttataaattatgtgctcaaaaGGCACCATCGGTGTTCAAGTTCAGTCACAAAATTGTTCGCTTGAAGCTACCAAATTACATGAATGAAGGCATTCCATGTGTCCAGCCAACATATTACCTTGAAGGAGGCTCTGCTTGA